In one Sphingobium sp. MI1205 genomic region, the following are encoded:
- a CDS encoding J domain-containing protein yields the protein MGLFALLFLGLAAWLIWTGRLQRMSVKDGMVLGAALVGAVMAAKGKPLAGAPLLMGAVYFFFNQAKKKPKAVRSKQPSPETLSLDKARALLGVGPDADANAIRAAHRRLIASVHPDRGGTEALAAEINAARDLLLAQAAEKDASRRG from the coding sequence ATGGGTCTTTTCGCGCTTCTTTTTCTCGGGCTTGCGGCCTGGCTGATCTGGACGGGACGGTTGCAACGCATGAGCGTGAAGGACGGAATGGTGCTGGGCGCCGCGCTGGTGGGCGCGGTGATGGCCGCCAAGGGCAAGCCGCTCGCCGGCGCGCCCTTGCTGATGGGAGCGGTCTACTTCTTCTTCAATCAGGCGAAGAAAAAGCCAAAGGCCGTGCGCTCGAAACAGCCATCGCCTGAAACCCTCAGCCTCGACAAGGCGCGCGCGCTGCTGGGTGTTGGCCCGGATGCCGACGCGAATGCGATTCGCGCGGCGCACCGGCGGCTGATCGCCTCGGTCCATCCCGACCGCGGGGGGACCGAAGCGCTGGCGGCGGAAATCAACGCCGCCCGCGACCTGCTGCTGGCCCAGGCAGCGGAAAAGGACGCGTCACGCCGGGGCTGA
- the pgmG gene encoding phosphoglucomutase/phosphomannomutase PgmG produces MAHPFHPSLLREYDMRGVFGDTLDEHDAHAVGRSFGTLVRRRGGSRVVIGRDGRLSSPCLESALADGLAQSGVDVLRIGIGPTPMLYYAEAVLDVDGGIQVTGSHNPADHNGFKLVLAHEPFFGADIARLGSMAAAGDWEEGSGRVESIDIVDRYVARLLQGFDGAPCRIGWDAGNGAAGPVIDKLVQLLPGEHHTLFTEIDGNFPHHHPDPTIEANVQDLRALVLLNKLDFGVAFDGDGDRIGVIDGKGRIIQGDQLLGLFAELVLKNRPDATIVADVKSSQALFDRVAALGGRPLMWKTGHSHIKSKMKEVGSPLGGEMTGHIMFADDYYGFDDGLYAAIRLIRAASESGETIASLHDHMPVMLNTPELRFRVEESRKFAIVEEILSRLRAEGASIDETDGARVASDSGWWLLRASNTQAELVARLEAHDPDGLERLRTELLSQLRQSGVVPNG; encoded by the coding sequence ATGGCCCACCCTTTCCACCCCTCGCTATTGCGCGAATATGACATGCGTGGCGTGTTTGGCGACACGCTGGACGAGCATGATGCCCATGCGGTCGGCCGCAGCTTCGGCACGCTGGTCAGGCGGCGCGGCGGATCAAGGGTGGTGATCGGCCGCGATGGTCGGCTGAGTTCGCCCTGCCTCGAATCCGCGCTCGCCGACGGCCTTGCCCAAAGCGGCGTGGATGTGCTGCGCATCGGCATCGGCCCCACGCCAATGCTCTATTATGCCGAAGCGGTCCTGGATGTTGACGGCGGCATTCAGGTAACCGGCAGCCATAATCCCGCCGATCACAATGGCTTCAAGCTGGTATTGGCGCATGAACCCTTTTTTGGCGCGGACATCGCCCGGCTTGGCAGCATGGCGGCGGCTGGCGACTGGGAAGAGGGCAGCGGCAGGGTCGAGAGCATCGACATCGTGGACCGCTATGTCGCCCGGTTGTTGCAAGGGTTCGACGGTGCGCCCTGCCGGATCGGCTGGGATGCGGGCAATGGCGCGGCTGGCCCCGTGATCGACAAGCTCGTCCAGCTGCTGCCGGGTGAGCATCACACGCTCTTCACCGAAATAGACGGTAATTTCCCCCATCATCACCCCGATCCCACGATCGAGGCGAATGTGCAGGATCTGCGCGCCCTTGTCCTTTTAAACAAACTCGATTTCGGAGTGGCTTTCGACGGCGACGGCGACCGCATCGGCGTGATTGACGGCAAGGGGCGGATTATCCAGGGCGACCAGCTGCTCGGTCTGTTCGCCGAACTGGTCCTGAAAAACCGGCCCGATGCGACGATCGTTGCCGATGTGAAATCCAGCCAGGCGCTGTTCGACCGTGTCGCCGCGCTTGGCGGCCGACCGCTCATGTGGAAGACCGGGCACAGCCACATCAAATCCAAAATGAAGGAGGTTGGCAGTCCCTTAGGCGGCGAGATGACGGGTCACATCATGTTCGCCGACGATTATTACGGCTTCGACGACGGCCTCTACGCCGCGATACGGCTGATCCGTGCCGCGAGCGAGTCTGGCGAGACGATCGCCTCCCTTCACGATCATATGCCCGTCATGCTGAACACCCCGGAACTGCGCTTTCGCGTCGAGGAAAGCCGCAAGTTCGCGATCGTGGAGGAGATTCTGTCCCGCCTGCGGGCGGAGGGCGCAAGCATTGATGAAACGGACGGCGCGCGCGTCGCTTCCGATTCCGGCTGGTGGCTCCTGCGAGCGTCCAATACGCAGGCAGAACTGGTGGCCAGGCTGGAGGCGCATGACCCTGACGGGTTGGAGCGCCTTCGCACCGAACTACTCTCGCAATTGCGGCAGTCAGGGGTCGTTCCGAACGGCTGA
- the panC gene encoding pantoate--beta-alanine ligase — protein MQTLRDLPALRSAIEALKSDGRPVALVPTMGALHEGHMALVEEARRHAGHVVVSIFVNPKQFGANEDLDSYPRREAKDAQMLQAAGVDILWAPTPEVMYPAGYATNISVSGVTEGLDGAARPGHFDGVATVVSKLLNQVQPQVALFGEKDYQQLAMIRQMVRDLDMPIEIIGVPTQRAEDGLALSSRNAYLTEEERKAALALPRALGEAARQMEKGATVESAIAKAITMLAAHGFDPVDYVSLCDAVTLEPMSVLDRPARLLGAAKLGRTRLIDNIAVEPVA, from the coding sequence GTGCAAACCCTGCGTGACCTTCCTGCCCTGCGATCCGCGATTGAAGCCCTGAAAAGCGACGGACGGCCCGTCGCGCTCGTCCCGACCATGGGCGCGCTGCATGAAGGCCATATGGCGCTGGTAGAGGAGGCGCGGCGGCATGCCGGGCATGTGGTGGTGTCGATATTCGTCAATCCCAAGCAGTTCGGGGCCAATGAGGATCTCGATAGCTATCCGCGCCGCGAGGCCAAGGATGCACAGATGCTCCAGGCGGCGGGCGTCGACATCCTGTGGGCGCCGACGCCCGAGGTCATGTATCCGGCAGGATATGCCACCAATATTTCGGTTTCCGGCGTCACCGAAGGACTGGATGGCGCAGCGCGGCCGGGCCATTTCGACGGTGTCGCCACAGTCGTTTCCAAGCTGCTGAACCAGGTGCAGCCCCAGGTCGCGCTGTTCGGCGAGAAGGATTATCAGCAGCTCGCCATGATCCGGCAGATGGTGCGCGACCTCGACATGCCCATCGAGATCATCGGCGTGCCGACGCAGCGGGCGGAGGATGGCCTGGCCCTGTCATCGCGCAACGCCTATCTGACCGAGGAAGAGCGCAAGGCCGCGCTCGCCCTGCCCCGCGCGCTGGGCGAAGCGGCGCGGCAGATGGAAAAGGGCGCGACCGTTGAATCCGCCATTGCCAAGGCGATTACGATGTTGGCTGCACATGGATTTGACCCGGTCGATTATGTGTCGCTGTGCGATGCGGTGACGCTGGAGCCGATGAGCGTGCTCGACCGCCCTGCCCGCCTGCTGGGCGCGGCGAAGCTGGGGCGGACCCGGTTGATCGACAATATCGCGGTCGAGCCGGTTGCGTGA
- a CDS encoding division plane positioning ATPase MipZ — MGPNAHAHHIVFANEKGGTGKSTTAVHTAIALTALGHRVGMIDLDPRQRTVTRYMENRAETARRRGIELPAPEFAVFEGDTVEALEEQATALAEGKDFLVVDTPGRDDVFARHMAARAHTLVTPMNDSFVDFDLIGQVDAETFKVRRLSFYSELIFEARKTRAKADGVSIDWVVLRNRVQHHDARNKKRVGDALMELSRRVGFRVIPGLSERVIFRELFPSGLTLLDKGHLGDLGVSHIAARQELREMVSGLSLPAREETASFDLLGAA, encoded by the coding sequence ATGGGTCCGAATGCCCACGCGCATCATATCGTCTTCGCCAATGAAAAGGGCGGGACCGGCAAGTCAACGACGGCTGTCCACACCGCCATCGCGCTGACGGCGCTCGGGCACAGGGTCGGCATGATCGATCTCGACCCGCGCCAGCGCACCGTCACTCGCTACATGGAAAATCGCGCCGAAACCGCCCGGCGTCGCGGCATAGAGCTGCCCGCGCCCGAATTCGCCGTGTTCGAAGGGGACACGGTAGAGGCGCTGGAGGAACAGGCCACCGCCCTTGCGGAGGGCAAGGATTTTCTGGTCGTCGATACGCCCGGCCGCGACGATGTCTTCGCCCGGCACATGGCGGCTCGCGCGCACACGCTGGTGACGCCGATGAACGACAGTTTCGTCGATTTCGACCTCATCGGCCAGGTCGACGCCGAAACCTTCAAGGTCCGCCGCCTGTCCTTCTATTCCGAACTCATCTTCGAAGCGCGCAAGACGCGGGCAAAGGCGGATGGCGTCTCGATCGACTGGGTCGTCCTGCGCAACCGCGTCCAGCATCATGACGCCCGCAACAAGAAACGCGTTGGCGATGCCCTGATGGAACTGTCCCGCCGCGTCGGATTCCGGGTGATTCCGGGTCTCTCGGAACGCGTCATTTTCCGAGAGCTTTTCCCCTCGGGGCTCACCCTGCTCGACAAGGGGCATCTGGGCGACCTGGGCGTCAGCCATATCGCCGCCCGCCAGGAACTGCGCGAAATGGTGTCGGGGCTTTCGCTGCCAGCCCGGGAGGAAACGGCGTCGTTCGATCTGCTCGGCGCTGCTTGA
- a CDS encoding CopD family protein, with translation MPYLGAAYLWVKAAHLIFVIFLMAGLFMMPRFFVYHHQCAVGSDEDRKWIDRERRLLKIILNPSLILVWLFGLMLMVEIGAWHFGWFHLKLLFVLGLSAYHGWIAGYVKKLAVGQRPMTEKNLRLINEIPGIAAAVIVVAVIVKPF, from the coding sequence ATGCCCTATCTCGGCGCCGCCTATCTGTGGGTGAAGGCCGCCCATCTCATCTTCGTCATCTTTCTGATGGCGGGCCTGTTCATGATGCCGCGTTTCTTCGTCTATCACCACCAATGCGCCGTGGGATCGGACGAGGATCGCAAATGGATCGATCGCGAAAGGCGGTTGCTGAAAATCATCCTCAACCCTTCGCTGATACTGGTATGGCTATTCGGCCTCATGCTGATGGTCGAAATCGGCGCGTGGCATTTCGGCTGGTTTCACCTGAAACTGCTCTTCGTCCTGGGCCTGTCCGCCTATCATGGCTGGATCGCGGGCTATGTGAAGAAACTTGCTGTGGGCCAGCGCCCCATGACCGAGAAGAATCTGCGCCTCATCAACGAAATCCCCGGCATAGCCGCCGCCGTGATCGTCGTCGCGGTGATCGTAAAGCCCTTCTGA